One window from the genome of Pantoea cypripedii encodes:
- the gcvA gene encoding transcriptional regulator GcvA, with the protein MSDFPPVASLRSFEAVARLGSVTLAAKELHVTHSAVSQQIKALEDLLGVQLFTRQIRGVQINEEGRLYAMQIREALARIADATRQVQVKPRRAELTLAAVPSFASHWLMPRLPRFRQRHPHIHLRLQASLSVNDMQQATTDIAIRMGKGDWAGVNSQLLFADSLMVVAAPHFNGGDLPQTPQQIAASELLFTLESWDNWCHAAGLTQPIVPDGLVTNDSNLILQAVRLGQGIALERRSLVQDALDRGELVQLTQVSVDYPWPYWLVTRRESAKCEEEAAFIAWLVEEVAGYLAGP; encoded by the coding sequence ATGTCTGATTTTCCCCCGGTTGCCAGCCTGCGTAGTTTTGAGGCAGTGGCAAGGCTTGGCAGCGTGACCCTGGCGGCAAAGGAGCTGCATGTGACCCATTCGGCGGTCAGTCAGCAGATTAAAGCGTTAGAAGATCTATTGGGGGTGCAGCTATTTACCCGCCAGATACGCGGTGTGCAGATCAACGAGGAAGGGCGACTGTATGCGATGCAGATTCGGGAGGCGCTGGCGCGTATCGCCGATGCAACCCGCCAGGTTCAGGTAAAACCGCGCCGTGCGGAGTTGACGCTGGCGGCGGTGCCTTCCTTCGCCAGCCACTGGCTGATGCCACGCCTGCCACGTTTTCGCCAACGCCATCCGCATATCCATTTGCGCCTCCAGGCCAGCCTGAGTGTGAACGATATGCAGCAGGCCACCACCGATATCGCCATCCGTATGGGCAAAGGGGACTGGGCAGGGGTTAACAGCCAGCTGCTGTTTGCCGACAGTCTGATGGTGGTGGCTGCGCCACATTTCAATGGTGGTGACTTGCCACAAACACCGCAGCAAATTGCGGCCAGTGAACTGTTATTCACGCTGGAATCCTGGGATAACTGGTGCCATGCGGCGGGATTAACTCAGCCGATTGTGCCAGATGGTCTGGTGACTAACGACTCTAACCTGATTTTGCAGGCGGTACGGCTCGGACAGGGGATAGCGCTCGAACGACGTTCGCTGGTCCAGGATGCACTGGATCGCGGGGAATTGGTGCAGTTAACCCAGGTCAGCGTGGACTACCCCTGGCCGTACTGGCTGGTGACGCGCCGGGAGAGTGCAAAGTGCGAGGAAGAGGCGGCATTTATTGCGTGGTTGGTGGAGGAGGTTGCAGGTTATCTCGCTGGCCCATAG
- a CDS encoding glycosyltransferase family 8 protein — protein sequence MFAWVTLLTQPDYLVGVRALHRSLQKSATQWPLIVMVTDTIDVATREALQADGCVLHPVTPLTPRADLDQHYASAQFGEVWSKLRAWELTGCERVVFLDADMLVLRNMDELFTLDLGDYALAACHACRCNPNQIASYPASWQPENCHYSWQERHQPAPPELDRYLNGGFLVLKPDMAVFEQLQDKVAAIDDLRRYPFSEQDLLNEVFAERWLPLPYIYNALKTLPFQHPQIWQADEVKNLHYILAKPWKRDLYQPEMERDRYYALDKLWWQMATE from the coding sequence ATGTTTGCCTGGGTCACTTTATTAACACAGCCCGATTACCTGGTCGGAGTGAGAGCCTTACATCGTTCACTGCAAAAAAGCGCCACCCAATGGCCGCTGATTGTGATGGTAACCGACACCATTGATGTCGCAACGCGTGAAGCGTTACAGGCCGATGGTTGCGTGCTTCATCCCGTGACGCCCCTGACTCCCCGCGCCGATTTGGATCAACATTACGCTTCGGCGCAGTTTGGTGAGGTGTGGAGTAAATTGCGTGCCTGGGAACTCACCGGCTGTGAGCGCGTGGTTTTTCTTGATGCCGATATGCTGGTGTTACGCAATATGGACGAACTTTTCACCCTGGATCTGGGTGATTATGCCCTCGCCGCCTGCCATGCCTGTCGCTGTAACCCGAATCAGATTGCCAGTTACCCGGCCAGCTGGCAGCCGGAAAATTGTCACTATAGCTGGCAGGAACGCCACCAGCCGGCACCGCCAGAGCTGGATCGCTATCTGAATGGCGGATTTCTGGTACTGAAGCCTGATATGGCGGTGTTTGAGCAGTTGCAGGATAAAGTCGCCGCCATTGACGATCTGCGCCGGTATCCTTTTTCCGAACAGGATTTACTGAATGAGGTTTTTGCCGAACGTTGGCTGCCACTGCCCTATATCTACAATGCGCTGAAAACCCTGCCTTTTCAGCACCCGCAGATTTGGCAAGCTGACGAGGTGAAGAATCTGCATTACATTCTGGCGAAACCCTGGAAGCGCGATTTGTACCAGCCCGAAATGGAGCGCGACCGTTATTATGCACTGGATAAGCTGTGGTGGCAGATGGCCACCGAATAA
- a CDS encoding fatty acid desaturase, whose amino-acid sequence MTQRSSAYINAQQREHIHQLRRSWLWRTELPTWLLIMAVYGGWFGTLWYGQRLGLPATTLLMIIFTTWYMSLQHELIHGHPTRWPRLNQLFGTLPLAVWYPYGLYRDSHLAHHRNHTLTDPQDDPESYYLTPEHWARLPPWQRRIIHLRNTFPGRLLLGPVLDILATLHAMLNAFRQRDGRAIAMWMIHLGLLAVLFIWLAHQGYSPLWWVLGVSYPALALTKVRSFYEHRAEEEPLARSVNNEAALPWRLLFLNLNYHSVHHDLPGLPWYGLRRVYLLHRDGYFQRNQGFRVAGYAEWLRRFWARPVNVNAHPGRKQDAQDD is encoded by the coding sequence ATGACTCAGCGTTCCTCCGCCTATATCAACGCACAACAACGTGAACACATTCATCAATTAAGACGCAGCTGGCTGTGGCGCACGGAGTTGCCGACCTGGCTGCTGATAATGGCGGTGTATGGCGGCTGGTTTGGCACCTTGTGGTATGGGCAACGGCTGGGGTTACCCGCCACCACCCTGCTGATGATTATCTTCACCACCTGGTATATGTCGTTGCAGCATGAACTGATTCACGGTCACCCCACGCGCTGGCCGCGCCTTAACCAGCTGTTTGGCACCCTGCCGCTGGCGGTGTGGTATCCGTATGGGTTGTATCGTGATTCGCATCTGGCGCACCATCGCAACCACACCCTGACCGATCCACAGGACGACCCGGAAAGCTATTACCTGACGCCGGAACATTGGGCGCGGCTCCCGCCATGGCAGCGCCGGATAATCCACCTGCGTAATACCTTCCCCGGTCGTCTGTTGCTGGGACCCGTGCTGGATATCCTCGCCACCCTGCACGCCATGCTGAACGCTTTCCGCCAGCGTGACGGGCGCGCCATCGCCATGTGGATGATTCATCTCGGCCTGCTGGCTGTGCTGTTTATCTGGCTGGCACATCAGGGCTATTCACCATTGTGGTGGGTGCTGGGCGTCAGCTATCCGGCGCTGGCGTTGACTAAAGTCCGCTCCTTTTACGAACATCGGGCCGAAGAGGAACCGCTGGCTCGTTCGGTCAATAACGAAGCTGCACTGCCGTGGCGTTTGTTGTTTCTCAACCTCAACTATCATTCAGTACATCACGATCTGCCTGGCCTGCCGTGGTATGGCCTGCGAAGGGTTTACCTGCTGCACCGGGATGGCTACTTCCAGCGTAATCAGGGCTTTCGTGTCGCCGGTTATGCCGAGTGGCTGCGACGCTTCTGGGCCAGGCCGGTCAATGTTAACGCCCATCCGGGCCGCAAACAGGATGCACAGGATGACTAA
- a CDS encoding D-arabinono-1,4-lactone oxidase yields the protein MKDSHLYPLRHTASIDHATALWNWAQNAVVGQRSQLQRPQNEAELQHILRHSQGKVRVLGSRLSPGRMLQVDAQDVLLDLSALQGVIARDDVSVTFGAGTRLEQVYATLTEMDLMLASSPGVIAVQTLAGAMSTGTHGQGLDQSSLADEALRIRMVLADGSVREFTRDDADFPAAQVALGALGIITAVTLRTRPFRLFTCHKNAVSADNLEQDLLNWNQQYELSKAWWFVDDNLMHVWNAEEASEQDQQRYYASQREVIEHGEETNSSLNDTIDQTLAQMHRDTQIQGKGGKQFRTVTRFRDFTDISGDIYQLFCRGIAVPQINVEIGVPLDKTPQIISKIKAWYAANHPHMHYPIILRCTGPSSAWLSPAWQQATCFFGFVVYYADDGSLSQDGLHFLTEVEKLLAAEGGRPHWGKYYDAQRYHWRNIYPQWDAFRTVRQQLDPCHRFSNDYVTALFD from the coding sequence GTGAAAGATTCCCACCTTTATCCATTACGTCACACCGCCAGCATCGATCATGCCACTGCCTTATGGAACTGGGCGCAAAATGCCGTCGTCGGGCAGCGCAGCCAGTTGCAGCGACCACAAAATGAAGCCGAACTGCAGCATATTTTGCGTCATTCGCAGGGCAAAGTGCGCGTACTGGGTAGCCGTCTGTCACCCGGACGGATGTTGCAAGTCGATGCGCAGGATGTGTTGCTGGACCTCAGCGCGTTACAAGGGGTGATTGCCCGCGATGATGTCAGCGTGACTTTTGGCGCAGGCACCCGGCTGGAGCAGGTCTATGCCACGCTCACTGAAATGGATCTTATGCTGGCATCATCGCCGGGCGTGATTGCGGTGCAAACGTTGGCCGGGGCCATGTCGACCGGTACCCACGGCCAGGGATTGGATCAGAGTTCGCTGGCAGACGAAGCGCTGCGTATTCGGATGGTGCTGGCCGATGGCAGCGTAAGGGAATTTACCCGTGACGACGCCGATTTTCCTGCCGCCCAGGTCGCGCTCGGAGCACTGGGTATTATTACCGCCGTCACGCTGCGTACCCGTCCTTTTCGCCTCTTTACCTGCCACAAGAATGCCGTGTCCGCAGATAATCTGGAACAGGATTTGCTCAACTGGAACCAGCAATATGAGTTGAGCAAAGCCTGGTGGTTTGTCGATGACAACCTGATGCATGTCTGGAATGCCGAAGAAGCCAGCGAACAAGACCAGCAACGTTATTACGCCAGTCAGCGTGAAGTGATTGAGCATGGAGAAGAAACCAACAGCAGCCTGAATGACACCATCGATCAAACGCTGGCGCAGATGCATCGGGATACGCAGATTCAGGGCAAAGGCGGCAAGCAATTCCGCACCGTCACCCGTTTCCGCGACTTCACTGATATCAGCGGCGATATTTACCAGTTGTTTTGTCGCGGCATTGCGGTGCCACAAATCAATGTTGAGATTGGTGTTCCACTCGACAAAACTCCGCAAATAATCAGCAAAATCAAAGCCTGGTATGCGGCAAATCATCCGCATATGCATTATCCCATCATTCTGCGCTGCACCGGCCCTTCATCGGCCTGGCTGAGCCCGGCCTGGCAGCAAGCCACCTGCTTTTTTGGCTTTGTGGTGTATTACGCTGATGATGGTTCGCTGTCGCAGGATGGGCTGCATTTTCTCACTGAAGTGGAAAAATTGCTGGCGGCTGAGGGCGGGCGTCCGCACTGGGGCAAATATTACGATGCCCAACGTTATCACTGGCGCAACATTTACCCGCAGTGGGATGCCTTTCGCACCGTGCGCCAGCAGCTCGATCCCTGTCACCGTTTTAGCAACGACTACGTTACCGCCCTTTTCGATTAA
- a CDS encoding glutathione S-transferase, translating into MKLIGMLDSPYVRRVAISLAHYGIAFEHQSLSVFRNFDQFAQLNAVVKAPTLLLEDGGTLMDSSLILNYLETLADTPRKLLPTGATALAKDTQILGLALAASDKAVQYQYELSLRPEEKRHQPWLDRVTQQLLAACKAWDRLLAERAINPHQPDQVAISSAVIWGFIQSIIPQVVPAESHPHLQRVAQTMEATPLFARFPTE; encoded by the coding sequence ATGAAACTGATTGGTATGCTGGATTCCCCTTACGTGCGTCGCGTCGCAATTTCCCTCGCACATTACGGTATCGCGTTTGAGCATCAGTCATTGTCGGTGTTTCGTAATTTTGATCAGTTTGCCCAACTGAATGCGGTGGTGAAAGCGCCAACCTTGTTGCTGGAAGATGGCGGCACGTTGATGGATTCATCGCTGATTCTGAACTACCTCGAAACCCTCGCGGATACACCACGCAAGCTGCTGCCCACAGGTGCGACGGCACTGGCCAAAGATACGCAGATTCTCGGCCTGGCGCTGGCTGCCAGCGATAAAGCGGTGCAATACCAGTACGAACTGAGCCTGCGTCCTGAGGAAAAACGGCATCAGCCATGGTTAGACCGCGTAACGCAGCAGTTGCTGGCGGCGTGTAAAGCCTGGGATAGATTGCTGGCGGAACGTGCGATCAACCCACACCAACCGGATCAGGTGGCGATCAGCAGCGCGGTGATCTGGGGATTTATTCAGTCGATTATTCCGCAGGTGGTGCCGGCAGAATCGCATCCACATTTGCAGCGGGTGGCGCAGACGATGGAAGCGACGCCGCTGTTTGCCCGGTTTCCAACGGAATAA
- a CDS encoding phosphate/phosphite/phosphonate ABC transporter substrate-binding protein gives MTKRLSLPMYDINHTVTEALIGALAQLMATRGITAKVEWHSDLLPHWRANDLLLSQTCGYPLVKLLPEVQLVGAFQSSAPGCEGLRYRSWLVVRDEDKALTLADFRGRRAVCNSDDSHSGYNSLRYVVAPLAQQGRFFAETHFSGSHRQSLAELRQGRAAIAAIDCITWALVQRNFPEELAGLSIIGETPLCAALPLITAAQTDAHTLAQLRAALTQLTEDEAYQELCAASLIGGFATPDRAFYDEVLLWEQQAAMRGVTAL, from the coding sequence ATGACTAAACGGTTGTCATTACCGATGTACGACATCAATCACACCGTGACCGAAGCGTTAATCGGCGCGCTGGCACAGCTGATGGCAACACGTGGTATCACAGCAAAGGTGGAGTGGCACAGCGACCTGCTGCCGCACTGGCGCGCTAACGATTTATTGCTGAGCCAGACCTGCGGTTACCCGCTGGTGAAACTGCTGCCGGAGGTACAACTGGTCGGGGCATTTCAGTCCAGTGCGCCAGGGTGTGAGGGTCTGCGCTATCGCAGCTGGCTGGTGGTGCGTGATGAGGACAAGGCACTGACGCTGGCTGATTTTCGCGGTCGCCGCGCGGTGTGCAACAGCGATGATTCGCACTCCGGCTACAACTCGCTGCGTTATGTGGTGGCTCCGCTGGCACAGCAGGGGCGCTTTTTTGCTGAGACTCACTTCAGCGGTAGTCATCGCCAGTCACTGGCTGAACTGCGTCAGGGCCGGGCGGCTATCGCCGCCATCGACTGCATCACCTGGGCGCTGGTGCAGCGCAATTTTCCCGAGGAACTGGCCGGACTGTCGATTATCGGTGAAACGCCACTGTGCGCCGCGCTGCCGTTGATCACTGCGGCACAGACCGACGCGCATACGCTGGCACAATTACGCGCTGCGCTCACGCAGTTGACAGAAGATGAGGCGTACCAGGAGCTGTGCGCTGCCAGCCTGATTGGCGGTTTCGCCACGCCGGATCGCGCTTTTTATGATGAGGTATTGCTGTGGGAACAGCAGGCCGCCATGCGAGGCGTGACGGCGCTGTAA
- a CDS encoding methionine ABC transporter ATP-binding protein, translating into MTLLLPHDISISRRAVSDTQDRLHSSPVVVSVRDISRRFGATHALRKVSLTVNQGEILGIIGRSGAGKSTLIRCLNGLEQPDEGVIEIEGRAISGLSEKALQAVRSRVGMVFQHFNLLAAKTVAQNVALPLKIAGVAKAQRQLRVNQLLNLVGLADKADHYPAALSGGQKQRVGIARALAAEPALLLCDEATSALDPETTRSILALLKSLNQQLGITILLITHEMEVIKSVAHRVAVIDGGEIIESGPVWQVFAHPQTSLTQTLLRGLLPQLPESLAARIQPQPEGEAVYRINFAGDDAQADLLTRLASQWPGAFRLLQGGVDHIQHYAVVRFFIALPHTQQQPLISWLRQQRAQVELIGYVASND; encoded by the coding sequence ATGACACTACTCCTTCCCCATGACATTTCAATATCGCGCCGTGCGGTAAGCGATACCCAGGATCGCCTGCACTCCTCGCCTGTGGTGGTAAGCGTACGTGATATTTCACGCCGCTTTGGTGCCACACATGCGCTACGTAAGGTTTCTCTGACGGTAAATCAGGGCGAAATCCTTGGCATTATCGGCCGCAGTGGCGCCGGGAAATCCACACTGATTCGCTGTCTTAACGGCCTGGAGCAACCTGATGAAGGGGTGATAGAGATTGAAGGGCGCGCCATCAGTGGTTTATCAGAGAAAGCCTTACAGGCGGTGCGTAGCCGGGTAGGGATGGTATTCCAGCACTTTAATTTGCTGGCAGCAAAAACGGTGGCGCAGAACGTGGCGCTGCCGCTAAAAATCGCCGGAGTGGCTAAAGCACAGCGCCAGCTACGCGTTAACCAGTTATTGAATCTGGTGGGATTGGCTGACAAGGCAGATCACTATCCGGCAGCGCTGTCAGGGGGACAGAAGCAGCGCGTGGGTATTGCTCGCGCTCTGGCGGCGGAACCTGCGCTGCTGCTGTGTGATGAAGCCACATCGGCACTCGATCCCGAAACCACCCGTTCGATTCTCGCGCTGCTGAAATCGCTTAATCAACAGCTTGGCATCACCATCTTACTGATCACCCATGAGATGGAGGTGATCAAATCGGTCGCTCATCGGGTGGCGGTGATTGACGGCGGGGAAATTATTGAAAGCGGCCCGGTGTGGCAGGTATTTGCCCATCCACAGACCTCATTAACCCAAACATTATTGCGAGGTCTGCTGCCACAGCTCCCGGAAAGCCTGGCGGCGCGTATACAGCCGCAGCCTGAGGGGGAAGCCGTTTATCGTATCAATTTTGCCGGTGATGACGCGCAGGCTGACCTGCTGACGCGGCTCGCCAGTCAGTGGCCAGGCGCGTTTCGGCTGCTACAGGGCGGGGTGGATCATATTCAGCACTATGCAGTCGTGCGTTTCTTTATTGCGCTGCCACATACGCAGCAGCAACCGTTAATCAGCTGGCTGCGACAGCAGCGGGCGCAAGTGGAGTTGATCGGTTATGTCGCCAGTAATGATTGA
- a CDS encoding Gfo/Idh/MocA family protein, whose product MNKVRIGMIGSGYIGRCHAIAYAQAPTVFALKGEIVREMLAEVNPELAAKQAATFGFTRSTGDWRELVRDPGIDVVDICAPNFLHKEMALEAIRHGKHVYSEKPLSLSVADAEEMVQAARQAGVKTLVGFNYMKNPTSQLAREIIARGEIGEVVHFYGTHNEDYLAKPETPLDWHCQKALAGLGALGDLAAHIVNMAHYLVGDIAEVSGDMMTVIKQRPDPKDPTRLLPVENEDQASALLRFKNGAHGVFETSRIACGSKMGLTYVVTGTKGTLRYTQERMAELELYLHDDPAGRQGFKTILTGPAHPDYANFCVSAGHGIGFNDQKTVEIRDLINGIAAGDRMWPDFAEGLQVQKVLEAVAVSAVERRWMTV is encoded by the coding sequence ATGAACAAAGTCAGAATCGGTATGATTGGCAGTGGCTACATTGGACGTTGTCACGCGATTGCTTATGCCCAGGCACCCACAGTGTTTGCGCTGAAAGGGGAAATCGTGCGGGAGATGCTGGCGGAGGTCAATCCGGAGCTGGCGGCAAAACAGGCGGCGACCTTTGGTTTTACCCGATCCACCGGCGACTGGCGCGAGCTGGTGCGCGATCCCGGCATAGATGTGGTTGATATCTGCGCCCCCAATTTCCTGCATAAGGAAATGGCGCTGGAAGCGATTCGCCACGGTAAACATGTCTACTCAGAAAAACCGCTGTCGCTCTCGGTTGCTGATGCTGAAGAGATGGTGCAGGCCGCACGCCAGGCGGGTGTCAAAACTCTGGTGGGCTTCAACTATATGAAAAACCCGACCAGCCAACTGGCGCGTGAAATTATCGCCCGGGGGGAAATTGGTGAGGTGGTGCATTTTTATGGCACCCACAATGAAGATTACCTGGCGAAACCGGAAACGCCACTGGACTGGCACTGCCAGAAAGCGCTGGCCGGACTGGGGGCGCTGGGTGACCTTGCGGCGCATATCGTTAATATGGCGCACTATCTGGTGGGTGATATTGCCGAAGTCAGTGGCGACATGATGACGGTCATCAAACAGCGTCCCGATCCGAAAGACCCGACTCGTCTGTTGCCAGTAGAAAATGAGGACCAGGCCAGTGCGTTGCTGCGCTTCAAAAACGGGGCGCATGGGGTGTTTGAAACTTCGCGCATCGCCTGCGGCAGCAAAATGGGGCTGACCTACGTGGTAACCGGCACCAAAGGCACGCTGCGTTATACCCAGGAGCGTATGGCGGAGCTGGAGCTTTACCTCCACGACGATCCGGCCGGTCGTCAGGGTTTTAAAACCATTCTTACCGGACCCGCTCACCCGGACTATGCCAACTTCTGCGTTTCGGCCGGGCACGGCATTGGTTTCAACGATCAGAAAACCGTGGAAATTCGCGACCTGATTAATGGTATCGCGGCGGGCGATCGTATGTGGCCCGATTTTGCCGAGGGATTACAGGTGCAGAAGGTGCTGGAAGCGGTAGCGGTGTCGGCAGTGGAACGACGCTGGATGACGGTGTAA
- a CDS encoding LLM class flavin-dependent oxidoreductase: protein MKKIGFLSFGHWTPSSQSATRSAQDVLLQSIDLAVAAEELGADGAYYRVHHFARQLSSPFPLLAAVGARTKKIEIGTGVIDMRYENPLYMAEDAGAADLISNGRLQLGISRGSPEQVVEGYRYFGYNPKEGESDADMGRRHTEEFLEVLRGEGFAKPNPQPMFPNPPGLLRLEPFSEGLRERIWWGSGSNATAIWAAQQGMNLQSSTLKDDETGEPFHIQQAKQIRAYREAWQAAGHQHTPRVSVSRSIFALTNDIDRAYFGRSGQEQDSVGFLDEKTRAIFGRSYAAEPEQLIKQLAQDEAIAEADTLLLTIPNQLGVDYCAHVMEAILTHVAPELGWR, encoded by the coding sequence ATGAAAAAGATTGGCTTCTTATCCTTTGGTCACTGGACACCATCATCGCAGTCCGCCACCCGTTCCGCGCAGGATGTGCTGTTGCAATCAATCGATCTGGCTGTCGCGGCTGAAGAATTAGGTGCCGATGGCGCTTATTACCGCGTGCATCACTTTGCCCGTCAGTTGAGTTCTCCCTTCCCGCTGCTGGCTGCGGTGGGTGCACGTACCAAAAAGATTGAGATTGGTACTGGCGTGATTGATATGCGTTATGAAAATCCGCTGTACATGGCGGAAGACGCCGGTGCAGCGGACCTGATCTCCAATGGACGTCTGCAACTGGGCATCAGCCGTGGTTCGCCGGAGCAGGTGGTCGAAGGTTATCGCTACTTTGGTTATAACCCGAAGGAAGGCGAGAGCGATGCGGATATGGGCCGTCGCCACACCGAGGAATTCCTTGAGGTGCTGCGCGGTGAAGGTTTTGCCAAACCCAACCCGCAGCCGATGTTCCCGAATCCGCCGGGCCTGCTGCGTCTGGAGCCGTTCTCAGAAGGGCTGCGTGAGCGTATCTGGTGGGGTTCTGGCTCGAACGCGACAGCAATCTGGGCGGCACAGCAGGGGATGAATCTGCAAAGTTCTACGCTGAAAGATGATGAAACCGGTGAGCCGTTCCACATCCAGCAGGCGAAACAGATTCGTGCTTACCGTGAAGCCTGGCAGGCGGCGGGACATCAGCATACGCCACGCGTTTCGGTCAGCCGGAGCATTTTTGCCCTGACGAACGATATCGACCGTGCCTATTTCGGTCGCAGTGGCCAGGAACAGGATTCGGTTGGTTTCCTCGATGAGAAAACCCGCGCCATCTTTGGCCGCAGCTATGCCGCGGAGCCGGAACAGCTGATCAAACAGCTGGCGCAGGATGAGGCGATTGCTGAAGCGGATACTTTGCTGCTGACCATTCCGAACCAGCTGGGCGTTGATTACTGTGCGCATGTGATGGAAGCGATTCTGACTCATGTGGCACCAGAGCTGGGCTGGCGTTAA
- a CDS encoding methionine ABC transporter permease yields the protein MSPVMIDLLLNAIGETLLMTLVSGLFSLVAGLPLGLILVVTSPGGIAEHRLINRVLGVIINGFRSLPFIILLVALIPFTRFLVGTSLGTWAAIVPLSITATPYFARVAEVSLREVDRGLIDAVRAMGASRVRIVWEVLVPEALPGILAGFVVTLVALVGASAMAGAIGAGGLGDLAIRYGYQRFETNVMLAVIAVLIILVCGIQWLGDRLVARVDKRR from the coding sequence ATGTCGCCAGTAATGATTGATTTATTGCTTAACGCCATTGGTGAAACCTTACTGATGACGCTGGTTTCCGGGCTGTTCTCTTTGGTGGCAGGCTTACCCCTGGGGTTGATTCTGGTGGTAACCAGTCCCGGAGGGATTGCCGAACACCGCCTGATTAACCGGGTTCTTGGGGTGATCATTAATGGTTTTCGTTCGCTGCCGTTTATTATCCTGCTGGTCGCGTTGATTCCGTTTACCCGTTTTCTGGTGGGTACCTCTCTTGGAACCTGGGCCGCGATTGTCCCGCTTTCAATCACGGCGACACCTTATTTCGCCCGTGTGGCAGAGGTTTCACTGCGTGAGGTGGATCGCGGCTTGATTGATGCCGTCCGTGCCATGGGAGCCAGCAGAGTACGCATCGTGTGGGAGGTTCTGGTCCCCGAAGCATTGCCGGGTATCCTGGCCGGATTTGTCGTCACCCTGGTCGCGCTGGTCGGGGCATCCGCCATGGCGGGAGCGATAGGTGCCGGTGGGTTAGGGGATCTGGCGATTCGCTACGGTTATCAACGCTTCGAAACCAATGTCATGCTGGCGGTCATTGCGGTACTGATTATCCTGGTGTGTGGCATTCAGTGGCTCGGCGATCGTCTGGTTGCGCGCGTAGATAAGCGGCGTTAA
- a CDS encoding TetR family transcriptional regulator gives MSDTTKRKNDPEGLKKRILAGALKTFAEFGMQGARLEQIAEHAQTTKRMVVYHFGNKEKLYIEVLEQVYQAIRQHETGLNLAAMAPEEAMVKLVEASFDYHVSHPDFMRLVCTENLLRGRYITQSERIKALNKSALDLLDDILLRGQQQGIFITGVNTIDVHRLISSICVHHVSNRYTFNALFSPDNSEEESIHRNRQLAVTATLRYIRKAP, from the coding sequence ATGTCGGATACCACCAAACGTAAGAATGACCCTGAAGGGCTAAAAAAACGCATCCTCGCTGGCGCACTGAAAACCTTTGCCGAATTTGGTATGCAGGGTGCGCGGCTGGAGCAAATTGCCGAGCACGCCCAGACCACCAAACGGATGGTGGTGTACCACTTTGGTAATAAAGAGAAGTTATATATCGAAGTGCTGGAGCAGGTTTATCAGGCTATTCGTCAGCATGAAACCGGACTGAATCTGGCGGCAATGGCTCCGGAAGAAGCGATGGTCAAACTGGTTGAAGCCAGTTTTGATTACCACGTCTCCCATCCCGATTTTATGCGGTTGGTCTGCACCGAAAACCTGTTACGTGGCCGCTACATCACCCAGTCGGAACGGATAAAAGCACTGAATAAAAGCGCCCTTGATCTGCTCGATGATATTTTGCTGCGCGGGCAACAACAGGGCATCTTTATCACCGGTGTGAATACCATTGATGTTCACCGCCTGATCAGCAGTATCTGCGTACATCATGTCTCGAACCGCTACACCTTTAACGCGCTGTTTAGCCCGGATAATAGTGAAGAGGAGAGTATCCACCGCAATCGGCAGCTGGCTGTCACCGCCACGCTGCGCTATATCCGCAAAGCCCCTTAG